The Rubrobacter aplysinae DNA segment CATGATCCACAAGGTGCGCCATCTCGTGCGCGTCGAGGAAGTACAGGAGGTGGATAGCAAGTGAGGCTGGACGATCTTACACCGGCCCCGGGGTCCACGACGAGCCGCAAGCGGCTCGGCCGCGGCAAGGGCTCGGGACATGGCAAGAACGCCGGACGTGGCCACAAGGGCGCGGGTTCCCGCTCCGGGGCCACCAAGAACTCCGCGTTCGAGGGTGGCCAGATGCCGCTGCAGCGCCGGTTGCCGCGCCTGCGGGGCGAGGCCCGCGGCCAGCACACCCCGGCCAAGCCGAAGGTCTACAACCCGGTAAACGTCGGGGAGCTCGCGGAAGTATCCGGTGATACTATAGGTATCGAGGAGCTAAAGGCCGCCGGTCTCGTCGGTAAGCGTGACGAGCGGGTGAAGATACTCGGCGACGGCGAGGTAGGCAAGGCCGTGGCGGTACGAGTCCACGCGGTCAGCGGCACGGCCCGGGAGAAGATCGAGTCCGCCGGAGGCAGCGTCGAGATACTGGAGCAGTAGCTTACTATGCTAGGAGCGTTGGCGAACGCCTGGCGGGTCCCGGACCTGCGGCAGAAGCTCTTGTTTACGGCGATGATGATCGCCCTGTACCGGCTCGGGGCCTTCGTACCGCTGCCGGGCGTCTCCGAGCAGGCCCGCGAGAGCGGCCTGCAGAACACCAATGCCGTGACGGGCCTATTCTCCGCGTTTACCGGCGGGGCTTTCAACAGCCTCTCGGTCTTCGCGCTCGGGATTATGCCGTACATCACGGCGGCCATCGTCATGCAGCTAATGACGGTCGCCATCCCGAAGCTGCAGGAGCTCTCCCGCGAGGGCGAGACCGGGCAGCAGAAGATCACGCAGTACACCCGCTACTTTACGCTGGCGCTCGCGTTTATCCAGTCCATCGCGATGACCCTGTATCTCAGTTCAGGGGCGGGCGGCGTGGCCGCGCTGGCCGGGGCCGGGCCGGTAGACTACTTCCTGGTTATCGTCACCCTGACCACCGGTGTGATGCTGACGATGTGGCTCGGCGAGCTCATAAGCCAGCACGGGCTCGGGAACGGCATCTCGCTCATTATCACGGCGGCGATTATCTCCCAGGCTCCGAGGGCGATACAGAGCCTCATCGAGGGTGGCAACGTAACCGTGATCATAATACTCGGCATCCTGCTGCTGCTGGTAGTCACGGCGATAGTGTTCGTAAACGAGGGTCAGCGGCGGATCCCGATCACCTACGCAAAGAAGCAGGTCGGGCGCCGCATGAGCCAGGGCGGCACTACTTACCTGCCGATGAAGGTGAACATGGCGGGCGTCATCCCGATCATCTTCGCCTCCTCGCTGATGCTGTTCCCGGTGATACTCGGACAGATGGCGGGCGGCGGTACGGACTCGTTGTTGGGCCGGGTAGCCGCGTTCTTCGAGCCGGGTAGCATACCGTATCTGATCCCGTTCGCCGCGCTTATCATAATGTTCACCTACTTCTACACGGCGGTGCAGTTCAACCCCGTGGAGCACGCCGACAACCTGAAGAAGCAGGGCGGCTATATACCGGGCATACGTCCCGGCGAGCCGACCGCGTTGTACCTGAACGGGGTGCTGACGAGGCT contains these protein-coding regions:
- the rplO gene encoding 50S ribosomal protein L15 — encoded protein: MRLDDLTPAPGSTTSRKRLGRGKGSGHGKNAGRGHKGAGSRSGATKNSAFEGGQMPLQRRLPRLRGEARGQHTPAKPKVYNPVNVGELAEVSGDTIGIEELKAAGLVGKRDERVKILGDGEVGKAVAVRVHAVSGTAREKIESAGGSVEILEQ
- the secY gene encoding preprotein translocase subunit SecY — its product is MLGALANAWRVPDLRQKLLFTAMMIALYRLGAFVPLPGVSEQARESGLQNTNAVTGLFSAFTGGAFNSLSVFALGIMPYITAAIVMQLMTVAIPKLQELSREGETGQQKITQYTRYFTLALAFIQSIAMTLYLSSGAGGVAALAGAGPVDYFLVIVTLTTGVMLTMWLGELISQHGLGNGISLIITAAIISQAPRAIQSLIEGGNVTVIIILGILLLLVVTAIVFVNEGQRRIPITYAKKQVGRRMSQGGTTYLPMKVNMAGVIPIIFASSLMLFPVILGQMAGGGTDSLLGRVAAFFEPGSIPYLIPFAALIIMFTYFYTAVQFNPVEHADNLKKQGGYIPGIRPGEPTALYLNGVLTRLTLFGAIFLAAVATLPYAITGTLNLPPGLFIGGTSILIVVGVSLDFLRQLESQLMMRNYEGFLKKR